Proteins from one Methanococcus maripaludis C5 genomic window:
- a CDS encoding restriction endonuclease subunit S yields the protein MEEVAEGYKETKIGVIPEDWQAVKLSESVNLFGGFAFSSEDSKSEGVKWLKIANVGIDKITWENESYLPFEYLEKYSNYALSKNDIVMALTRPILNSKLKISKITDLDIPCLLNQRVGKLDPKQNTFGDYIYHSCKMPMFIHSMNVAMAGTDPPNIGFRDLSKIQIPLPPLPEQQKIAEILSTWDNSIENLENLISKKIEIKKGLMQNLLTGNVRFPGFEDEWKEVKIGSLLNEVKRKIEWDDSKLYDLVSLKRRSGGIFYRESLYGHQILTKTLQPIKEDDFLISKMQVLHGALGAVSKEFEDMYVSSSYAIFNSKTPEKFNIKFFDWLSKTPIMYHYAYISSYGVHIEKMTFNLKLYLKEKVMVPNSIEEQESIVRVLSTQDKEIELLKQKLELVKTQKKGLMQNLLTGKVRVNV from the coding sequence ATGGAGGAAGTAGCAGAAGGATACAAAGAAACCAAAATTGGAGTAATTCCCGAAGATTGGCAGGCCGTTAAACTTTCAGAATCAGTTAATTTATTTGGAGGTTTTGCGTTTTCGAGTGAAGATTCTAAATCAGAAGGGGTAAAATGGTTAAAAATTGCAAATGTGGGCATCGATAAAATTACCTGGGAAAATGAATCGTATTTGCCTTTTGAATATTTGGAAAAATATTCCAATTATGCATTATCTAAAAATGATATAGTTATGGCACTTACTCGCCCGATTTTAAATTCAAAACTTAAAATTTCAAAAATTACCGATTTGGATATACCTTGTTTATTAAATCAAAGAGTGGGGAAATTGGATCCCAAACAAAATACTTTTGGGGATTATATATACCATAGTTGTAAAATGCCTATGTTTATACATTCAATGAATGTTGCAATGGCAGGTACGGATCCCCCAAATATTGGTTTTAGGGATTTATCCAAGATACAAATACCGCTCCCACCACTCCCCGAACAGCAAAAAATCGCTGAAATTTTATCAACATGGGATAATTCAATTGAAAATTTAGAAAATTTAATTTCTAAAAAAATTGAAATTAAAAAAGGACTCATGCAAAATTTATTGACAGGAAATGTTAGGTTTCCGGGCTTTGAAGATGAATGGAAGGAAGTTAAAATTGGATCGTTACTGAATGAAGTTAAACGGAAAATCGAATGGGACGATTCAAAACTATACGATTTGGTAAGTTTAAAAAGACGATCCGGCGGAATTTTCTATCGAGAATCATTATATGGTCATCAAATACTTACTAAAACATTACAACCAATAAAAGAAGATGATTTTTTAATATCAAAAATGCAAGTTTTGCATGGCGCATTAGGAGCCGTATCAAAAGAATTTGAAGATATGTATGTTTCAAGTTCTTATGCAATATTTAATTCGAAAACGCCAGAAAAATTTAACATTAAGTTTTTCGACTGGCTTTCGAAAACTCCGATAATGTATCATTATGCATATATTTCCAGCTATGGAGTACATATTGAAAAAATGACATTTAATTTGAAATTATATCTCAAAGAAAAGGTAATGGTTCCAAATTCTATCGAAGAACAAGAATCGATTGTACGGGTTTTATCAACACAAGACAAAGAAATTGAACTTTTAAAACAGAAATTGGAACTTGTAAAAACCCAGAAAAAAGGTTTAATGCAAAATTTATTGACTGGAAAGGTGAGGGTAAATGTTTAA